One Kushneria konosiri genomic window, GTACTGAAGCTTCCTTTGACTCGGCTATCGGCTTGTCTGATGTTTTGGAGGCTGTTTCACCGGCTGCCTGGCCACCGGTAATATCAGGCTCTTTGGCCGAAGCCGTCTCAGCGTTTTTGGCCTGCTGCTCCGTGACAGGTTTTTGGGACGTGTCGGCGCCAGGCTGTGTGGCATCCGCCGCTTTGACGCTGCTCGTTTCCTTCTGATCTGAAGCCGTTTCAGAAGATGACGGTTCGCGGCCGAAGGTAGCGCTCACCGATTTACGGCCGTTACCGGAAGTGGAAGAGGGTTTGCTGTCAGTCGTGGCTGGCTTCTCTTCAGTGCTCGACGCCTTCCTTTCAGAAGTGTTCGCAGGCTTTGCCGCAACAGAAGCATCGCTGCCTTGAACTGGTGCTGCCTTCGGCTCGGCGCTTGCGGGCGTGCTGGACTCCGTCGCCTTTGAACCTGCAGGGTCACTGTTCTCCCGAGCAACGGTTTCAGAGCTGGCGGATGTCGTTGATTGGCTGGCTTCAGCCTGCAGGCGTTCCTGTTCTGCGACTGCCTCAGGGCTCAGAGCCTGCTTGCGACTGCGCTGACGTGGATTGTTACGAGTACGGCGTGGCTTGCCGTCATCGCTTTCCTGCGCCTGAGCGGGCGACTGCTGTGCACGTTGGTCCTGAGCACCTTCTGTTTTAGCGGGAGTAGACGATTCGGGGGCAGATTTTTTGCGTTCACCCTCGTTACGTGGCTTCTCGGCGCTCTTGTCTGCCGGAGCACTCTGCTGACGCTTGTCACTGCGCTCGGACGTTGCATTATCGCTTTTGGTCGGCGCTGCATTTTGCTGGCGCTTATCATTGCGATCGGTATTGGCATTGTCTGCCTTGTCCGATGTGCTGCTCTGCTGGCGCTTGTCATGACGAGCGTTGGTATTGTCACTCTTGTCAGCGTCGCGTGACGGCCGATCACGTCGGTTCTTGTCATCGCGACCCTTGTCGGAAGACGTACGCTTGTCGTTGCGGTTATTCCTGTTTCCAGTGCTGTCGTCGCGCCTTGTATTATCACGACGGTTGTTGCGCTGCTCGCCACCGCTGTTGGAAGATTTCTGTTCTTCGCGAGTAGTGCTCTCATGACTGGCCGCCGGAGACTTTTCTTCCCGTATGGCTGGTGTCTGGCGAGAGGTTTCGCTTTTGGGCTGAACGTTGCCTGCTTCCTGCCTGCTGCTTTCTTCGCTGCCCATCAGGCGGTTGAAGCCTTTCATGAGGCGGCTCAGAAAGCCGGAAGGCGCTTCTTCTGTCGGCGCTGCAGCAGGTTCGGGTGCCGGAGTACGATGTGCTACAGAACGTACGGCCGCTTCGGTCCGCTTGACGGGTTTGCGATAGGTTTCGCTTTCGTCTTCCGGTGCTTCAAAGTCATCTGACAGCTCAAAGCTTGAACGTGCGGCTTCTTCCGGATCGACCTGATCGTCGCGATAGCGCTGAACATCGTAATGCGGAGTCTCGAGTTCAGGCTGTGGCAACAGCATGACGCGGACGCCCTGGCGACGTTCGATGTCGGCCAGTACGTTGCGCTTTTCATTGAGCAGGTAGGTGGCAACCGGCACCGGCAGCATGGCACGAATCTGGGAGCTGCGATCCTTCATTGCCTCTTCTTCGATCAGTCGCATGATCGACAGGGACAGCGAGCGGACATCCCGGATGGTGCCCTGGCCGTTACAGCGGGGGCATACCACACCGCTGGTTTCGCCCAGTGACGGGCGCAGGCGCTGGCGAGACATTTCCATGAGGCCGAAGCGCGAAATGCGACCAATCTGGACGCGTGCGCGATCAAGCTTCAGAGCATCCCGAACGCGATTTTCGACTTCGCGCTGGTTGCGGGCAGGGGTCATGTCGATGAAGTCGATAACCACCAGACCGCCGATATCACGCAGGCGCAACTGACGGGCGATTTCGTCGGCGGCTTCCAGATTGGTCTGCAGTGCGGTCTCCTCGATATCCCCCCCCTTGGTGGCGCGTGAGGAGTTGATGTCAATGGAGACCAGGGCTTCGGTGTGGTCAATGACGACGGAGCCGCCTGACGGCAGCTTGACTTCGCGCTCGTAAGCCGTCTCGATCTGGGATTCGATCTGGAAGCGAGAGAAGAGCGGGACATCATCGTTGTACAGCTTGATCTTTTGCTGATAGGACGGCATGACCTGCTTGACGAAGTTGAGCGCTTCCTCGTGCACGTCGGTATGGTCGATCAGCACCTCGCCAATATCCTGGCGCAGGTAGTCGCGCATGGCGCGAATGATGACGTTGGATTCCCGATAGATCAGGAAGGGGGCCGAGCGCTTGCCGGCTTCTTCTGTAATGGTTTCCCAGACCTGTACCAGATAATCCAGATCCCACTGCAGCTCTTCGGAAGAGCGGCCGATGCCGGCCGTGCGCACGATCACACCCATTTTTTCGGGCATGGTGAGCTGGCTCATGGCTTCTTTCAGCTCTGTACGCTCATCGCCTTCGATACGGCGAGAGATACCACCAGCCCGCGGATTGTTGGGCATCAGTACCAGAAAGCGCCCGGCCAGGCTGACAAAGGTGGTCAGTGCTGCGCCCTTGTTGCCGCGTTCTTCCTTGTCAACCTGAACAATGACTTCCTGGCCTTCCTTGATCACCTCACGAATATTGGGGCGACCGTTACCCGAGGGCTCCTTTGAAAAATATTCGCGAGAGATCTCCTTGAGCGGCAAAAAGCCGTGACGATCAGCGCCAAAATCAACAAAGGCAGCTTCAAGACTGGGTTCGACTCGCGTAATGCGGCCGCGATAGATATTGGCCTTTTTTTGTTCTCTCGCTCCGGATTCGATGTCGAGGTCATAAAGTCTTTGGCCATCGACCAGCGCGACTCTCAGCTCTTCAGGCTGAGTCGCGTTGATAAGCATGCGTTTCATATTGTCTCACTGACTGAGCGTGCCGCCAGACAAGGCCGTGCCACAGCCACGATCAACCCCTTGGTTGATTGCCTGTAGCGCCGGGCATCGGTGCAGCCGAATCGCGGGCCAGAGTGTTTGTGCTCAGCGCATGTCTACAAGTATGTTTCAATTCCCTGGGCGCCATACAGACGTGCCCTGGAAAGGCTTCATGATCATGTTGAGTACGTGACAGCCTGAAGACATGTCGCGGCAGCATGGTTGCTTAACCGGTCTTCCAGTAAGGCGGTCACACCTGATGGCCATCAATACGACAGCACCGGCTTTCGGCACGGAAAATGGTTGATCCCGTGATGCAAAATCCGGGTACTTCAAATACTACCAGGTGCCGGATTGATATCATCCGACGACTGTTCTGTTGCTTCGGCCTGCGTGTCATCTGATGCAGGCGCTGTCAGGTCTTGCGGACCTTAAGGAAGCCCTTGGAATATAACAGTAAACCCTGGTGCCCACAATCGGGGCCATTGCTGCGTTATTTCGCTACAATGCCGTCCTTTGCAGCCGTTAAAAAAGGGAAAGAACATGGTGGAGGGGCGTGGCGTTCAGTGGCTCGACATTGACGAACATCATGATGGACAGCGACTGGATAATTTCCTGATTGCCCATCTGAAAGGTGCGCCTCGAACCCTCATTTATCGGATCATTCGCCGCGGTGAAGTGCGCATTAATGGTGGGCGTGGCAAAGCAAGTCGTCGGCTCGTCAAGGGGGATCGCCTCAGGGTGCCGCCGCTGCGTTTGACGCCTCAGGAGGCCGTACAGGACATCAGCGATAATTTGCGTCATGTTATCGAGCGAAGTGTTCTAAGGGAGACGGCTGACTGGATCGTTTTCAACAAGCCTTCAGGGCTTGCCGTCCATGGGGGCAGTGGCGTCAAGATAGGGCTTATCGAGGCCCTTCGTCAGATACGCGATGATTTGCCATATCTTGAGCTGGTACACCGGCTGGACCGTGATACGTCAGGATGTCTGCTGGTGGCCAAATCACGCGAAGCACTCAATTTTCTCAGCGATGAGCTTCGCGCACATCGCATGCAGAAACATTATCTTGCTCTGGTTGAAGGGC contains:
- the rne gene encoding ribonuclease E codes for the protein MKRMLINATQPEELRVALVDGQRLYDLDIESGAREQKKANIYRGRITRVEPSLEAAFVDFGADRHGFLPLKEISREYFSKEPSGNGRPNIREVIKEGQEVIVQVDKEERGNKGAALTTFVSLAGRFLVLMPNNPRAGGISRRIEGDERTELKEAMSQLTMPEKMGVIVRTAGIGRSSEELQWDLDYLVQVWETITEEAGKRSAPFLIYRESNVIIRAMRDYLRQDIGEVLIDHTDVHEEALNFVKQVMPSYQQKIKLYNDDVPLFSRFQIESQIETAYEREVKLPSGGSVVIDHTEALVSIDINSSRATKGGDIEETALQTNLEAADEIARQLRLRDIGGLVVIDFIDMTPARNQREVENRVRDALKLDRARVQIGRISRFGLMEMSRQRLRPSLGETSGVVCPRCNGQGTIRDVRSLSLSIMRLIEEEAMKDRSSQIRAMLPVPVATYLLNEKRNVLADIERRQGVRVMLLPQPELETPHYDVQRYRDDQVDPEEAARSSFELSDDFEAPEDESETYRKPVKRTEAAVRSVAHRTPAPEPAAAPTEEAPSGFLSRLMKGFNRLMGSEESSRQEAGNVQPKSETSRQTPAIREEKSPAASHESTTREEQKSSNSGGEQRNNRRDNTRRDDSTGNRNNRNDKRTSSDKGRDDKNRRDRPSRDADKSDNTNARHDKRQQSSTSDKADNANTDRNDKRQQNAAPTKSDNATSERSDKRQQSAPADKSAEKPRNEGERKKSAPESSTPAKTEGAQDQRAQQSPAQAQESDDGKPRRTRNNPRQRSRKQALSPEAVAEQERLQAEASQSTTSASSETVARENSDPAGSKATESSTPASAEPKAAPVQGSDASVAAKPANTSERKASSTEEKPATTDSKPSSTSGNGRKSVSATFGREPSSSETASDQKETSSVKAADATQPGADTSQKPVTEQQAKNAETASAKEPDITGGQAAGETASKTSDKPIAESKEASVPGNAATTVVDQSKERTATETASTPQKKEAEPAKPVDATAASEATPREQPHLVSQSARAAVTDKAFSEAPARDINRQSVAARDKASEKPASKPPHKATEEKQDSEQAASHVAAKGTDKPATTEAAAKADSARRIAEVTGSSDKAASATSEATPVADKSADKVTTPDSAPQKGEATATEATSRQRQRRRAHNDPRERRRQQQRERDNQTSNE
- a CDS encoding RluA family pseudouridine synthase → MVEGRGVQWLDIDEHHDGQRLDNFLIAHLKGAPRTLIYRIIRRGEVRINGGRGKASRRLVKGDRLRVPPLRLTPQEAVQDISDNLRHVIERSVLRETADWIVFNKPSGLAVHGGSGVKIGLIEALRQIRDDLPYLELVHRLDRDTSGCLLVAKSREALNFLSDELRAHRMQKHYLALVEGRWSVEHREVDAPLLRFELPSGERRVRVEATGKPSRTRFTLIESLKGASLIEAEPVTGRTHQIRVHAVHAGHPLLGDSKYGSASGEYLARQCELSRLFLHARTLGFTDPASRQPVTLHAPLSDDLQSVLARLR